Part of the Companilactobacillus zhachilii genome is shown below.
AGTTGTGGCCAGCAATTAGTCCCAATAAGACTTGGGAAGGTACCGTTGCCGGAATTATCATGGCTTTGATTATTTCTGGCGTTTACATGTATTTCGTTCCACAAGAGTATTCAATGACAACAATGTTAATGATTGCTTTTGTACTCTCAATTATGGGACAAATGGGTGACTTGATTGAGTCTGCCTATAAGAGATTTTATAAGGTAAAGGATTCAGGTAATATCCTACCAGGTCATGGTGGTATTCTGGATCGTTTCGACAGTATGTTGATCGTATTGCCTTTGTTACACATTTTTGGTTTAGTATAAACAGCTCGTGGAGGTTAAAATGACCGCGATAATTACATTTATAATCGTTTTTGGAATCTTAGTGATCGTTCATGAATTTGGACACTATTATGCTGCAAAGAAATCTGGAATTTTAGTTCGAGAGTTTTCTGTAGGTATGGGTCCAAAAATTGTGGCATACCGAAAAAATCATACAACTTACACTTTGAGACTATTGCCTCTAGGTGGATATGTTCGTATGGCCGGTGCCCAGGAGGATGATTCTGAGATCCAACCGGGAACGATGTCATCTTTAGTATTGAATGATGACGACAAAGTAACAAAAATAATAACTTCAAGTAAAGTTTACGATGCAAACGCGGTTCCAGTTCAAATCTCAAAGGCTGATCTTGTTGATGATTTAGTTATTGAAGGATACGAAAATGGTGACGAATCGGTCACTAAAAAGTATTCTGTTGATCATGACGCAACCATTGTTGAAGAGGATGGGACTGAAGTCCAAATTGCACCGCGTGATGTACAATTACAATCCGTTTCAGTTTGGAAACGTATGATCACTAATTTTGCTGGACCATTCAACAATTTTATTTTAGCTATCGTAGCCGCAATTATTGCCGCCTTTATGATGGGTTCAGTTGGAACAGGTACAAATCAACTGGGCGGAGTTCAAAGTGGCTCTGTGGCTCAAAAAGCGGGCTTAAAAGCTAATGATAAAATTTTAAGCGTCAACGGGAAAAAGACGAATTCTTGGGCAACATTAACCGAGAATATTCAAAATAATCCTGGCAAAAATGTGACGCTAAATGTCGAATCGGGCCATAAAACTGAACAAGTTAAATTGACTCCAAAAACTGTTAAGCAATCAGGCCAAAAGTTTGGCATGATTGGAATTACAGCTAAGTTGGATTCAAGTGTCCTTGGTAAGATTAAATATGGCTTTACATATAGCTGGAGTACATCACTAACAATTTTTCATGCTTTAGGTAAGATGGTCTCTGGTGGCTTTAATATTAATCAATTGTCAGGTCCAGTTGGAATTTATTCAATGACTTCCAAGGTGGCCTCAACTGGTTTGATCAATATTATTTTGTTCACATCAATGTTATCGATGAACTTGGGGATCGTTAACTTGATACCAATTCCTGCCTTAGATGGTGGAAAAATTTTGTTAAATATTGTTGAAGCAATTAGAAGGAAACCTATTCCTGAACAATACGAAAATGTCATTACCTTAATTGGTGTGGGTATTTTAGTCTTGTTGATGGTTGCTGTCACATGGAATGATATCCAGCGCTTCTTTATAAAATAGGGGGATAAGAGAACTTGAAACAATCAAAATTATATATTCCAACACTAAAACAAACTCCTTCAGATGCTGAGGCTATTAGTCACCAGTTGATGTTGCGAGCAGGTTATATTCGCCAAGTTTCTGCCGGTGTGTATTCATATTTGCCACTAGCTTGGTCTGTGATCCGCAAACTTGAGGATTTAATGCGCAAAGAAATGGAAAAAATTGATGCGGTTGAAATGCAAATGCCCGCTATTTTACCAGCTGATTTGTGGAAAGAAAGTGGTCGTTACGAAACTTATGGCGACAATCTTTTTAAACTTAAGGACCGTCATGAAAGAGAATTTGTTTTAGGACCTACCCACGAAGAAACATTTACTAGCGTGGTTAAGGAAGGTTTGAACAGTTACAAGAAATTACCACTTGTTTTATATCAAATGCAGATGAAGTATCGTGATGAAGATCGTCCTCGTTATGGTCTATTACGTGGTCGTGAATTCTTGATGAAGGATGCTTATTCATTTACAGCTAACAAAGAACAACTCGACGTTATCTTTAATCAAATGGAACAAGCCTATCGCAACATCTTTGACGCTTGTGGTTTGAATTACCGTGCTATCATCGGTGATGCTGGTGCTATGGGTGGAACTGATTCTAAGGAATTCTCAGCAATTGCACCTATTGGTGAAGATACTATTGCTTATTCAGATGAATCAGAATATTCTGCTAACCTAGAAATGGCTGCAAGTAAGATGGATGAAAATCCAACTGAAGAAAAGAAGGCTATGGAAGAAGTTGACACACCAAACGTTCATACAATTGATACTTTGGCTGAACTTCTTAAAGTTGAACCTGCACGTATCATGAAGGCTGTAGCATACATGGCTGATGATGAACCAGTTATGGTGATGATTCGTGGCGATTATGATGCTAATGATGTTAAAATCAAAAACTATTTAGGTGCTGACTTCTTACGTGAAGCTACACCTGAAGAAGTTCAAGACGTTTTCAAGAGTGTACCTGGTTTTATTGGTCCTAAGGGTATGGATGATAAGATCAAAGTCCTTTATGACAGTTCATTAGTCGGTTTGACTAACTTTGTTGTAGGTCCTAACAAGGCTGATCGTCACTTTATCAATGCTAACTTTGAAG
Proteins encoded:
- the rseP gene encoding RIP metalloprotease RseP, whose translation is MTAIITFIIVFGILVIVHEFGHYYAAKKSGILVREFSVGMGPKIVAYRKNHTTYTLRLLPLGGYVRMAGAQEDDSEIQPGTMSSLVLNDDDKVTKIITSSKVYDANAVPVQISKADLVDDLVIEGYENGDESVTKKYSVDHDATIVEEDGTEVQIAPRDVQLQSVSVWKRMITNFAGPFNNFILAIVAAIIAAFMMGSVGTGTNQLGGVQSGSVAQKAGLKANDKILSVNGKKTNSWATLTENIQNNPGKNVTLNVESGHKTEQVKLTPKTVKQSGQKFGMIGITAKLDSSVLGKIKYGFTYSWSTSLTIFHALGKMVSGGFNINQLSGPVGIYSMTSKVASTGLINIILFTSMLSMNLGIVNLIPIPALDGGKILLNIVEAIRRKPIPEQYENVITLIGVGILVLLMVAVTWNDIQRFFIK
- a CDS encoding proline--tRNA ligase; translation: MKQSKLYIPTLKQTPSDAEAISHQLMLRAGYIRQVSAGVYSYLPLAWSVIRKLEDLMRKEMEKIDAVEMQMPAILPADLWKESGRYETYGDNLFKLKDRHEREFVLGPTHEETFTSVVKEGLNSYKKLPLVLYQMQMKYRDEDRPRYGLLRGREFLMKDAYSFTANKEQLDVIFNQMEQAYRNIFDACGLNYRAIIGDAGAMGGTDSKEFSAIAPIGEDTIAYSDESEYSANLEMAASKMDENPTEEKKAMEEVDTPNVHTIDTLAELLKVEPARIMKAVAYMADDEPVMVMIRGDYDANDVKIKNYLGADFLREATPEEVQDVFKSVPGFIGPKGMDDKIKVLYDSSLVGLTNFVVGPNKADRHFINANFEDITDEMPEFRDFRVIKEGETSPDGHGHIKFTRGIEIGHIFKLGTKFSKALGANFLDENGKSNPLIMGCYGIGISRLLSAIIEQHSDENGIIWPAQLAPYQIHVVPIKYNNDVQGKLSDEIVELLQDEGYDVLLDDRKERPGVKFADSDLIGIPIRITVGKKAGDEIVELKIRSTGETIEVSKDELVNSVKILLKNQ